A window of Desulfobacterales bacterium genomic DNA:
TATCCGATTATAAAATATGATATTCAGGCAGGATTGCAATCCTATGGGAATTACAAGCAACGATCGTACCAAAAAAAATTATATTAATATATTTGTCTATATATCAGATGGTTAAAACATATAATTTCGTTTATACGTTACACGTTTTAGCGCCAAAAAGTATACTATTCTGAACACTTGTTGGCTTTTTTTGTAATTCCATTGAGTACTGCATTCGGGAAGCACTTTCAGAGTGACTCTTTGCTGAATTTTATCCACGCTTTACAAGCACCTTTAAATAGTTACTTTATAAATAGAATTTTGATTGAACTCAAAAAATTTAAAATAACTGGAGATAACACCATGAAAATAGAAAAAATACTTTGGCCGACGGATTTTTCAAAGAGCGCCGAAAAAGCCCTTCCCTATGTCCAATCCATAACGCAACAATATGGTGCGGAAATTCATGTTCTCTATGTCATTGAAGATATCGCCCATCATGAATCCTGGTATGGAGAATTTGACAGAAAACGGGTGACGGTATTTTCGATTTGGCGGCACACCCCGGGATCCTGGCCATAGAACCTAAAGGAGCAAACCATGATTGATAAAACCGCATTATGCGAAAAAATACGGGAGATATATCCGGATATCGGGGCCTGCGGCCTGGACATCAAAACAGCGTA
This region includes:
- a CDS encoding universal stress protein, yielding MKIEKILWPTDFSKSAEKALPYVQSITQQYGAEIHVLYVIEDIAHHESWYGEFDRKRVTVFSIWRHTPGSWP